The following proteins come from a genomic window of Vidua chalybeata isolate OUT-0048 chromosome 2, bVidCha1 merged haplotype, whole genome shotgun sequence:
- the C2H11orf87 gene encoding uncharacterized protein C11orf87 homolog translates to MSAKLSKELRLSLPPCLLNRTSATLNTSSTCITQVGQLFQSFSSTLVLIVLVTLIFCLILLSLTTFHIHKRKMKKRKMQKAQEEYERDHCARSSNSSSQHPGTVVQGEAPQGRDSRLGRSPQDSEIQRSSPSAAPSSQQAQACLDTAGVGLLQTVILS, encoded by the coding sequence ATGAGTGCCAAGCTCTCCAAAGAGTTGAGGCTGTCCCTGCCACCTTGTCTTCTGAACAGGACATCTGCCACCTTAAAtaccagcagcacctgcatcACGCAAGTGGGTCAACTCTTTCAGTCTTTCTCATCCACCCTGGTTTTAATTGTCCTGGTCACCCTCATCTTCTGCCTGATCCTCCTCTCCCTCACCACCTTCCACATCCacaagaggaagatgaagaagcGGAAAATGCAAAAGGCTCAGGAGGAGTATGAACGGGACCACTGTGCCCGCAGCAGCAATAGCAGCAGccagcaccctgggacagtggtgCAGGGAGAGGCACCCCAAGGAAGAGACAGCCGACTGGGAAGATCCCCCCAGGACTCGGAGATCCAGCGCTCCTCTCCCTCGGCAGCCCCCAGCTCTCAGCAAGCACAAGCTTGTTTGGACACAGCTGGTGTGGGGCTCCTGCAGACGGTGATTTTGTCATGA